Genomic segment of Candidatus Poribacteria bacterium:
ATGATTGATGCGACGGTCTATTGTTCTAAAAAGTGTTTCCCCGACGCTCCATCTTTCGTCTTCCTGCGCCCCATGCTCGTACGTGTAGGTTTCCTGTGTGAGTTTGTTGTGAAAGTGGGCGAGAACGCCTTTTTCAAAGCGAGCGAGGTAGCGATCTGTTTCCGCCAGAATATTGCCTTCTTCGTCAACCTGTAATGTGTTCGGGAAGACTGCTGGGATAAAAACACAGTGTAGTATAGCAACAATCGTTATGAGTCTTTTCATTATCATATCCTTCCTGCTATCGAATATGCTTCTCCTCAAACAAAGTTGATATGCTCCGCTTCAACCAACGAGTGAATGAAATCGTTTTTTTCTTTCAAGAAACAGCGCGTACACTTTTCAGCGATGTTGAAATTCTTATAGAACTTCTGTAACGCTCCGTTGCGCCATGCATCCACGAATCGTTCTTGGTTTAAATCAGCGATAACACCTTCTGGGCGATACTTCCAAATGCAGCAGACGTAGACTTTGCCGTCGGCTCCAATCGCAGTCGCAGGATTTGAGTAGTAGCACGTGTCGCCTTCGTTGTATCGAGGGAACTTCATACGCGAACGCGTCCTAAAAGCATCATGGATTTTAATGTGTCGATTCGCTGCTTGTAGCTGCTGAAGTTGGGCAGCAACATATTCGTGCTCCGTCAGACTAAGTTCTATGTTGTCCACACGTTCACCTTCAAAGACAACACCGCCAATGCGGATGTACTTGACACCCAACGCTTCTGCAAGATCTACAGCTTCCAATAAAGCAGGATTAGTTTCAATCTCGTAATCGAGAATCTTATCTTTTCAAGGCTATCTCTGGATGTGTGAAAACGAGCATATCTTGGGGGTTTCAATCTCGTAATCGAGAATCTTATCTTTTCAAGGCGGCATTCGACCCACATTCTGAAATAATCCTCCTCTGCGTTTCAATCTCGTAATCGAGAATCTTATCTTTTCAAGACCCGCGCGTAACAACAGAGAAATAAAATGTATACATGTTTCAATCTCGTAATCGAGAATCTTATCTTTTCAAGTGCATTCAATCGCGTTCCCTTACCACAAACCCGCGGCGCGCGTAGTTTCAATCTCGTAATCGAGAATCTTATCTTTTCAAGTCACATAGATGTTTTCCGTGGCTTCCAATTCCGCTATGTTTCAATCTCGTAATCGAGAATCTTATCTTTTCAAGTCAGTCACCAAGTCGCTTTTGAAGGGATGCACCCTGTGTTTCAATCTCGTAATCGAGAATCTTATCTTTTCAAGAAGGCACACGCACACGAGTTCGACCATGATGATGACTAGTTTCAATCTCGTAATCGAGAGTCTTATCTTTTCAAGCATCGCTTCGATGCAGCGTCATCGTAGGTATCTCGAGTTTCAATCTCGTAATCGAGAATCTTATCTTTTCAAGGTTGCTCAATGAATTGGGTACCGGTATTGATGACTCGACGTTTCAATCTCGTAATCGAGAATCTTATCTTTTCAAGACTTCAAGCCTAAACACGCACGCTCCCATAAAGCATGCAGTTTCAATCTCGTAATCGAGAATCTTATCTTTTCAAGTTACGGAAACTCTCTGCAGTCGGCAACGATTCAAAGTTTCAATCTCGTAATCGAGAATCTTATCTTTTCAAGTTGATATTGGGATAAGGAATCCTGAAACAGGCGAAATGTTTCAATCTCGTAATCGAGAATCTTATCTTTTCAAGGGATCTTGTTCAGGGTGTTGTCACCGCGTCCATAGGTTTCAATCTCGTAATCGAGAATCTTATCTTTTCAAGTACGGGACCGGACAGGTGCGGAATGCCCCGTCTTAGTTTCAATCTCGTAATCGAGAATCTTATCTTTTCAAGTGCCCTTGCGAAAATCCATTTAAACCTTTGACAGTCTCGTTTCAATCTCGTAATCGAGAATCTTATCTTTTCAAGACCACCATTGGGACGAAACAACAGGCATGCTTTACATCCGTGTTTCAATCTCGTAATCGAGAATCTTATCTTTTCAAGCGGATTCAGGAGCGTTCGCGTCTGCCCAAGCGTCTGTTTCAATCTCGTAATCGAGAATCTTATCTTTTCAAGTGGCTTGGAAATGCCACGCCCCAGTGGGCAATCACGTAAGTTTCAATCTCGTAATCGAGAATCTTATCTTTTCAAGTTTGAACATCGAAAGCGTCGCGTCCGTATTTTTTGACGTTTCAATCTCGTAATCGAGAATCTTATCTTTTCAAGAAAATCGGTAATCACCAAGTATACGCTGCATATACCTGTTAGTTTCAATCTCGTAATCGAGAGTCTTATCTTTTCAAGTAGATGGGTATATCATATACGCTTCAACAATACCTTCGTTTCAATCTCGTAATCGAGAGTCTTATCTTTTCAAGCCCCACCCCTGCACACTCGCGTGTGTAAGGTATGCCGATGTTTCAATCTCGTAATCGAGAGTCTTATCTTTTCAAGGGTGGCGGTCGGGCGTTGTGGCGGTGGACCTAATTACGAGTTTCAATCTCGTAATCGAGAGTCTTATCTTTTCAAGTTTTGACTCATTTGAACTCGATGGGGCCCACAATCTCGGAGTGTTTCAATCTCGTAATCGAGAGTCTTATCTTTTCAAGTCACGATCCCAACCCTTCAGGCGCTGCGAAAGGTATTCGTTTCAATCTCGTAATCGAGAGTCTTATCTTTTCAAGGTGATATTATTGCTGCAGCTCTCTCCCTAAGCACCATCGTTTCAATCTCGTAATCGAGAGTCTTATCTTTTCAAGTTGATGATGGCATCAATCAGGGCACTCACATCACCTGCTGTTTCAATCTCGTAATCGAGAGTCTTATCTTTTCAAGTGGAAGCTTTTAACCCCTCCACACTCCTCGGTTCTAAGTTTCAATCTCGTAATCGAGAGTCTTATCTTTTCAAGTCGCCCACCCCACAGGCAAACACACAACCTTGTGATTGGTTTCAATCTCGTAATCGAGAGTCTTATCTTTTCAAGTCAAGGATACCCCAACGATACCCACAACAAGCATAACACAAGTTTCAATCTCGTAATCGAGAGTCTTATCTTTTCAAGATAATCCGAAGTGGAGTCATTGGAAGGATACTGACGTATAGAGTTTCAATCTCGTAATCGAGAGTCTTATCTTTTCAAGGCTGAACTAAATACCATAAATTGCCGGTGTCGTTATTAGTTTCAATCTCGTAATCGAGAGTCTTATCTTTTCAAGCGATGTTGTTCTGTGCAGAGAAGATGATTTCGCCTTGTTTCAATCTCGTAATCGAGAGTCTTATCTTTTCAAGTTAAATTTCTTATCCATCGCATCAAATATAGGGAGTACGGTTTCAATCTCGTAATCGAGAGTCTTATCTTTTCAAGTTAACTCGCTCACGCGATGGATGTCCTCAACGATACCAAGTTTCAATCTCGTAATCGAGAGTCTTATCTTTTCAAGTGAATGGTAAGTAAACCGAAACCTGTCAGAGTAGGGCGGTTTCAATCTCGTAATCGAGAGTCTTATCTTTTCAAGTTGAGGCATCCCGCTGGGGACGCTATATTCTGCCTGGTTTCAATCTCGTAATCGAGAGTCTTATCTTTTCAAGGGTGGCGTGGGTTGGCGAAAGTGCTAATTACTCTTTAAGGTTTCAATCTCGTAATCGAGAGTCTTATCTTTTCAAGTTGCACAGCGACGCACTTCGGGGTTGCACGTGCAGCGTCCGTTTCAATCTCGTAATCGAGAGTCTTATCTTTTCAAGTATAAACTTTTCCATCACAAGGGGGTTGATGCCGTTGTGTTTCAATCTCGTAATCGAGAGTCTTATCTTTTCAAGGAGATAGCCACCCCAATACGGCATCTGCGGCATACCAGTTTCAATCTCGTAATCGAGAGTCTTATCTTTTCAAGTGGGATGCCATCCTCTGTGAAGCGAGAAACCCGTTATTACAAGTTTCAATCTCGTAATCGAGAGTCTTATCTTTTCAAGTAAAGCGTTCCGGCTTCTGAAAAAGCGTTTTGCGCTGTTTCAATCTCGTAATCGAGAGTCTTATCTTTTCAAGCACCCACTTTGTCAGCAGTCGTTTTATCGGAAAGCCTGTTTCAATCTCGTAATCGAGAGTCTTATCTTTTCAAGATGATGCGTGGGTACCCGATACAAAGGCTTTTGGTTTGTTTCAATCTCGTAATCGAGAGTCTTATCTTTTCAAGTGAAGTGGTGTGCGTGTTTGGTTCTGTTTGATGATCGTTTCAATCTCGTAATCGAGAGTCTTATCTTTTCAAGGGAGAACCCAGTTGCCGAGAGAGAAGGAAGGCTTCACCGTTTCAATCTCGTAATCGAGAGTCTTATCTTTTCAAGTCCGCCCTGCCGGAAGCCTTACTGGACGTGCCTCCATCATAACTGTTTCTATGAGCGAGATATTTCGCCGCAAACACAAGCCCCAGAAATATTCCGCTGAAAGCATGAAAGCACGACTCATAAGGGTTACCGCCTCTCTGTGAGCGTCCCGGATTTTTCGGTCCCCTTCCGCTCATAGAAATATCTTACCACTTAATTTTGCTAAACTTTGGACAATTTTTTCAAGGATACACATTTCGCCCCGCTGGGGCTTGCCTGGTGGGGGGTATGGCGTTTCTATAAACATTTCGCCCCGCTGGGGCTATCCTTTGGGGCCTCCGAGTTTATTTTTTTCGGAGTTGGGTATGTGTGAGAACCCTCGAGAAAAATCAGACATACCTTGAAAACAAGGTATGAACCTGACTGAAATTGTCCAAACTATAGTTAATTTTAGACGATATATGACTGTTTGTCAAGACCTTTTTTTAAACCTATCCGATCGATTTGCTTCTCACACGCCGTACAGAGATGGTAGAAGGTGATCGTGTCCTCTTGCGAATCAATCGCCTTCTCTAATCGGCTCTGCAAGCGCAGCAGGGCGCGGC
This window contains:
- the cas2 gene encoding CRISPR-associated endonuclease Cas2, translating into MHYTVAYDITDDKRRNRVAKILKDFGTRIQYSVFECNTDRRALLRLQSRLEKAIDSQEDTITFYHLCTACEKQIDRIGLKKGLDKQSYIV